One part of the Saprospiraceae bacterium genome encodes these proteins:
- a CDS encoding DnaJ domain-containing protein, which translates to MKDYYYILGVPKDATKDDIKTAYRKLSLKFHPDKNPGDAYFEERFKDILEAYEYLMKLKGDQSSYSKKTEEIPDPVILTFKCSKSEIEGGEEFELEWETKYCVEVNIKPLGSVPTNGNKIYRLNNLNQKKDIRLELIGRNTLGKIATKYIILKNKTIYDIEKVTLENLNKGKTSALKLFILGLSVLVICFLGAYVYSQMTKDNSTVTRKASNPGDLESLYNEIALLDSSFVEAYTKEEFVIKFSIENNLKKLYDVLIDKYPDLISKYGDKEHFIEILKNSNLKLEAKSINSEKILDSGKNPINKSYFFSPYIHHLYKPIQYESDSSGYYIMDVSNTNTDSWGPLKGDTCYFKYVKYEEFHHNKIKYRILFFDNSLASVNTNQNSTNLQLEQIQCHACIGYLSLIRLKYVSNRWSLDEVSKVCKCGHDDFGMASIPKINSIEEFYFLTNEGSAGGQGCFNSWLDICNPLDFTKFMHFSLPSCEIENPDINTNDYQFEIVNKVLNITYIDAKTNKKKYISLKNLYYE; encoded by the coding sequence ATGAAGGATTATTATTATATACTAGGTGTTCCTAAAGATGCGACTAAGGATGATATTAAAACAGCTTATCGTAAGCTTTCATTAAAATTTCATCCTGATAAAAACCCAGGAGATGCATATTTTGAAGAAAGATTTAAGGATATACTTGAGGCTTATGAATATTTGATGAAGTTAAAGGGAGATCAATCTTCATATTCTAAGAAAACTGAGGAAATACCAGATCCAGTGATATTAACCTTTAAGTGTTCAAAATCTGAAATTGAAGGAGGGGAAGAGTTTGAATTAGAATGGGAAACAAAATACTGCGTTGAAGTTAATATTAAACCGTTGGGTAGTGTTCCTACAAATGGAAATAAAATCTATAGATTGAATAACCTTAACCAAAAAAAGGATATTCGTTTAGAATTAATAGGAAGAAATACTTTGGGTAAGATAGCAACTAAATATATTATTCTTAAAAATAAGACAATTTATGATATTGAAAAAGTAACATTAGAAAATTTAAATAAAGGAAAAACTTCTGCATTAAAGTTATTCATTTTAGGTTTATCTGTTTTAGTCATTTGTTTCTTAGGTGCTTATGTTTATAGCCAAATGACAAAAGATAATTCAACGGTCACCAGGAAGGCAAGTAATCCCGGCGACCTTGAATCTTTGTATAATGAGATAGCATTATTGGATAGCAGTTTTGTCGAAGCATATACCAAAGAAGAATTTGTAATAAAATTTTCTATTGAAAATAATTTAAAAAAACTGTATGATGTGCTAATAGATAAGTATCCAGATCTTATTAGTAAATACGGTGATAAAGAGCATTTTATTGAAATCCTTAAAAACAGCAATTTAAAGTTGGAAGCTAAAAGTATAAATTCTGAAAAAATCCTTGATAGTGGCAAGAATCCAATAAATAAAAGCTATTTCTTCTCACCATACATTCACCATCTTTATAAACCCATTCAATATGAATCTGATTCAAGTGGATACTATATAATGGACGTTAGCAATACAAATACAGATTCTTGGGGACCTCTAAAAGGAGATACGTGCTATTTTAAGTATGTTAAATATGAAGAATTTCATCATAATAAAATTAAGTATAGAATATTATTCTTTGATAATTCGCTTGCAAGTGTCAATACTAATCAAAACTCAACAAATTTACAACTTGAGCAAATCCAATGTCATGCGTGCATTGGTTACTTATCTTTAATTAGGCTTAAATATGTTTCAAACAGATGGAGTTTGGATGAAGTTAGTAAAGTTTGTAAATGTGGCCACGATGATTTTGGGATGGCTAGCATTCCAAAAATAAATTCAATTGAAGAGTTTTATTTTTTAACTAACGAGGGAAGTGCAGGGGGGCAAGGTTGCTTCAATTCTTGGTTAGATATTTGTAATCCATTAGATTTTACAAAATTTATGCATTTTAGTTTA